Proteins encoded in a region of the Perognathus longimembris pacificus isolate PPM17 chromosome 11, ASM2315922v1, whole genome shotgun sequence genome:
- the Ascl5 gene encoding achaete-scute homolog 5, producing the protein MPGFGDSAAATPGGTGSPVASLGAPGAASAAAEARQAPAGAAARGLPWVRPAPPPAAPFLLYPGRADPPFYEPYAGVFPCAPFPGGGGGGGGGFGAYDGPLEPAFIQKRNERERQRVKCVNAGYARLRGHLPGAPADRRLSKVETLRAAIRYIKHLQALLGAAPDGADPPRAPPRAPHAPAPPEDSEEPGH; encoded by the exons ATGCCCGGCTTCGGTGACTCGGCCGCAGCCACCCCTGGAGGCACAGGATCGCCCGTAGCCAGTCTTGGCGCCCCGGGAGCCGCGTCCGCCGCCGCCGAGGCCCGGCAGGCCCCCGCAGGGGCGGCAGCGCGAGGCCTCCCGTGGGTCCGGCC tgcgcccccgcccgccgcgcccttCCTGCTGTACCCGGGTCGCGCCGACCCCCCGTTCTACGAGCCCTACGCGGGGGTGTTCCCGTGCGCGCCcttccccggcggcggcggcggcggcggcggcgggttcGGGGCCTACGACGGCCCCTTGGAGCCCGCCTTCATCCAGAAGCGCAACGAGCGCGAGCGGCAGCGCGTCAAGTGCGTGAACGCGGGCTACGCGCGCCTCCGCGGCCACCTGCCCGGCGCGCCCGCCGACCGCCGGCTCAGCAAGGTGGAGACGCTGCGCGCCGCCATCCGCTACATCAAGCACCTGCAGGCGCTGCTGGGCGCCGCCCCCGACGGCGCGgacccgccccgcgcgcccccccgcGCGCCCCACGCGCCGGCCCCCCCGGAGGACTCCGAGGAACCGGGACACTGA